Proteins encoded within one genomic window of Desulfoplanes formicivorans:
- a CDS encoding Y-family DNA polymerase, with the protein MNLPTPPLTNDFFALVDCNNFYVSCQRVFDPRLEGKPVVVLSNNDGCVIARSNEAKALNIPMGAPAFKCKTFFERNKVRVFSSNYTLYGDMSSRVMTTLGYFCPDMEIYSIDESFLFFRSTDPAKLMDLGRAIQKTVLIWTGIPVSVGFARTKTLAKLANRLAKKNPDGNGICVLDTHDQIHQGLSMTPVGDIWGIGRRYETFLRSKRIQTALDLVAMPQSWVQKHLTITGLHTVLELGQIPCIPLEQAPPPPGSLVCSRSFGTGVSDLASLQEALATYVVRAGEKLRRKKLTAGCVHVFLATNRFRPEPQYARSACLTLMPATSYTPDIQTKARAILEKIYSPGYTFQKVGVMLTDLTPSSNRQRSFFAPSPQEQSRQHNLMKVMDTINKQYGNTTVTLASAGLGHKKWHMRRKFLSKRYTTSWAELAEVS; encoded by the coding sequence ATGAACTTGCCCACGCCTCCATTGACCAACGATTTTTTTGCCTTGGTGGATTGCAACAACTTCTATGTTTCATGTCAGCGTGTTTTTGATCCCCGACTTGAGGGCAAACCTGTTGTCGTACTTTCCAACAATGACGGGTGTGTGATTGCCAGGTCCAACGAGGCCAAGGCACTGAACATTCCCATGGGTGCGCCTGCCTTCAAATGCAAAACCTTTTTCGAACGCAACAAGGTTCGTGTTTTTTCGTCCAACTATACCCTGTACGGAGACATGTCCTCCCGGGTCATGACCACTCTGGGGTATTTCTGCCCGGACATGGAGATCTACTCCATTGACGAATCCTTCCTGTTTTTCCGTTCCACTGATCCAGCAAAGCTCATGGACCTGGGTCGGGCCATTCAAAAAACCGTATTGATCTGGACCGGGATTCCGGTTTCAGTGGGATTTGCGAGGACCAAGACCCTGGCCAAACTGGCCAACCGGTTGGCCAAAAAAAATCCCGATGGAAACGGGATATGCGTTTTGGATACTCACGATCAAATCCATCAAGGACTGTCCATGACCCCCGTCGGAGACATCTGGGGAATCGGCAGGCGTTACGAAACATTTCTGCGATCAAAACGCATCCAGACTGCATTGGATTTGGTTGCCATGCCCCAATCATGGGTACAGAAGCATCTCACAATCACTGGCTTGCACACGGTCCTTGAACTGGGCCAGATTCCCTGTATTCCCCTGGAACAGGCTCCTCCGCCACCAGGAAGTCTGGTTTGCTCTCGGTCCTTTGGTACCGGGGTCAGTGACCTGGCGAGCCTCCAGGAGGCCCTGGCCACCTATGTTGTCCGGGCCGGAGAAAAGCTGCGTCGAAAAAAACTCACTGCTGGATGCGTGCACGTATTTCTGGCTACCAACCGGTTCCGTCCGGAACCCCAATACGCCAGGTCAGCCTGCCTCACCCTCATGCCTGCCACATCCTACACCCCGGACATCCAGACCAAGGCCCGGGCTATTTTGGAAAAAATCTACAGCCCCGGCTACACATTCCAAAAGGTCGGGGTCATGCTCACGGATCTTACCCCTTCTTCCAACCGTCAGCGGTCCTTTTTTGCTCCCTCTCCCCAGGAACAGTCCAGGCAGCACAACCTCATGAAGGTCATGGACACCATCAACAAACAATACGGCAACACCACCGTCACCCTGGCTTCAGCCGGTCTTGGACACAAAAAATGGCATATGCGCCGGAAATTCCTTTCCAAGCGATATACCACATCATGGGCCGAACTGGCCGAGGTCAGCTAG
- a CDS encoding LexA family protein, translated as MKSNCIDLKPSRQSLALLGRAVIDSPSKSSIPLVLSNAPAGFPSPADDYIENTLDLNDYLIDNPVATFMMRVSGDSMIEAGIRDKDVIIVDRSKEPLPGKIVVAVLDGELTVKRLEKSEKGYVLVPENPDYQPIVVQNEQELVIWGVVTGIVRRF; from the coding sequence ATGAAATCCAATTGTATAGACCTCAAGCCATCCAGACAATCCCTGGCGTTATTGGGTCGGGCCGTCATTGATTCCCCATCCAAGTCCTCAATCCCCTTGGTTTTAAGCAATGCACCTGCAGGATTTCCCTCTCCAGCAGATGACTACATCGAAAACACCCTGGATCTGAACGACTACCTGATCGACAACCCTGTGGCCACCTTCATGATGCGGGTGTCCGGTGACTCCATGATCGAAGCCGGCATCAGGGACAAGGATGTGATCATTGTGGATCGATCCAAGGAACCCTTGCCCGGCAAAATCGTTGTGGCTGTTCTGGACGGGGAACTCACGGTCAAACGTTTGGAAAAATCAGAAAAGGGATATGTGCTGGTGCCGGAAAATCCCGACTATCAGCCTATTGTGGTCCAAAACGAACAGGAGCTGGTCATCTGGGGCGTGGTTACCGGCATTGTCAGGCGGTTTTGA
- a CDS encoding ADP-ribosylglycohydrolase family protein — MAYNMPIKFKSEKAVGAILGAAYGDALGWPNERVGKSNAPKQPQGRLHEFRRWTRRSGGRFFPHEEIIEAGEYSDDTQLILCLSRSLLKGEKWFEFYTQVELPFWALYERGGGGATKRAVNSWQDGIEPWSPNRKPHDVKRYFDAGGNGVAMRALPHALYLCDEDFDKVASSIFMDGLTTHGHPRALLGALVYGYALWVSLRKEAKLGYGELIEEIIASEAVWSPIPSQDNFSQKWLVHAQKHLTDYEKLWLSTKKEILKYLVICKSELSKGALSFDDEALEKLQCFNKQISGAGTVAAIASVYLASRYAADPINGVIKAASAIGSDTDTIASMVGGLLGGIHGSGWLSAVKRGIQDCSYLEKTALKLSAHHVENIPNFKPVKRTVLKNWVHGILSVPDSKDVKLPDGRIAKVNRRRDQIGQSGKYKVEFRQLITSEGQTIYINKISKGNFANQQKTPKTTPSTEQITPNPPQGTLQTDMTINLGPKLLVASIEKSVWFYEKLLGLTIKKQSKSLVVFSQGLVLAPSSYGKGFKHHGFRSLLYAEVPDIQNRYHRIKEQGVQIITPLTCRYESKIRFFRCHDFDGNLIEIYEKQ; from the coding sequence ATGGCCTATAACATGCCAATAAAATTTAAATCTGAAAAAGCAGTTGGAGCCATTCTGGGGGCAGCTTATGGCGATGCATTAGGTTGGCCGAACGAACGAGTCGGCAAATCTAATGCACCCAAACAACCACAAGGCCGCCTCCATGAATTTAGGAGATGGACTCGCCGATCTGGCGGCCGTTTTTTCCCTCATGAAGAAATTATTGAAGCGGGTGAATATAGCGACGATACACAACTTATTCTTTGTCTGAGCAGGTCTCTGCTCAAGGGTGAAAAATGGTTTGAATTTTACACTCAGGTTGAGCTGCCTTTCTGGGCACTATATGAACGTGGTGGCGGCGGCGCTACAAAAAGAGCGGTCAATTCCTGGCAGGATGGAATTGAGCCTTGGAGCCCAAACCGAAAACCGCATGATGTAAAAAGATACTTTGATGCTGGCGGTAATGGCGTCGCAATGCGTGCTTTGCCACATGCTCTTTACCTTTGTGATGAGGACTTCGACAAGGTAGCCAGCTCCATTTTTATGGATGGACTTACAACACACGGGCATCCAAGGGCTTTATTAGGCGCTCTGGTTTATGGGTATGCACTCTGGGTATCTTTAAGAAAAGAAGCGAAGCTGGGTTATGGAGAATTAATCGAAGAAATAATCGCAAGTGAAGCTGTATGGTCGCCTATACCATCTCAGGACAACTTTTCTCAAAAGTGGCTGGTTCATGCCCAAAAGCATCTGACAGATTATGAAAAACTCTGGCTCTCGACAAAAAAAGAAATCCTTAAATATCTGGTTATATGTAAATCAGAACTTTCAAAAGGTGCTTTGAGCTTTGATGATGAGGCACTCGAAAAGCTTCAGTGTTTCAACAAGCAAATTAGTGGAGCCGGTACAGTCGCTGCAATCGCTTCTGTATATCTTGCTTCACGGTATGCTGCAGATCCAATCAACGGCGTGATAAAGGCGGCCTCCGCGATTGGCTCGGACACGGACACTATTGCATCTATGGTCGGTGGTTTGCTGGGAGGTATCCATGGTTCAGGTTGGTTATCAGCTGTGAAGAGAGGAATACAAGATTGCAGCTATCTTGAAAAAACAGCTCTGAAACTTAGCGCTCATCATGTCGAGAATATCCCAAATTTTAAGCCTGTCAAAAGAACGGTTCTTAAAAATTGGGTCCATGGTATTTTATCTGTACCCGACTCAAAAGACGTGAAACTCCCAGATGGCCGAATTGCAAAGGTTAATCGTAGACGAGATCAAATAGGCCAAAGCGGCAAATATAAAGTTGAATTTAGGCAACTTATTACTTCAGAAGGCCAAACGATCTATATCAATAAAATATCCAAAGGGAACTTTGCCAACCAGCAAAAGACGCCAAAAACCACGCCGTCTACTGAGCAGATTACACCTAATCCACCTCAAGGAACGTTGCAGACGGATATGACGATTAACTTGGGGCCTAAATTACTCGTGGCGTCTATTGAAAAATCGGTATGGTTTTACGAAAAACTGTTAGGGCTAACAATCAAGAAGCAATCCAAGAGTCTTGTCGTTTTTTCTCAGGGGCTCGTCCTTGCTCCCTCATCTTATGGCAAGGGATTTAAGCATCATGGATTCCGCAGCCTGCTCTATGCCGAAGTTCCTGATATTCAAAATCGGTATCACAGGATTAAGGAGCAAGGTGTCCAGATAATTACTCCGTTAACATGCAGGTACGAATCAAAGATTCGATTCTTTCGGTGTCATGATTTTGATGGCAATTTAATAGAAATTTATGAAAAACAATGA
- a CDS encoding DarT ssDNA thymidine ADP-ribosyltransferase family protein, whose protein sequence is MNQIQQECNSREITRLCHFTQSRNLAHIFDEPFGLYSTRTLQSRNMPHNPTDPDRYDGRDDLVCCSIEYPNTYYFVKVRERDHLFKDWVVLLIKPSYLWHSDTCFCPCNAARSRGEYIQAGIHGFRSLYASTSPGISFSRSSKHLSAAPTDIQAEVLLRDPIPLDSITGIAVHSEEQAQREICRLKLQGISIDKPIYIAPDFFKRAKLSELIQRGVRATETLYRSGGRHGL, encoded by the coding sequence ATGAATCAAATTCAGCAGGAATGTAATAGTCGAGAAATCACAAGGTTGTGTCATTTTACTCAGTCTCGGAATTTGGCCCACATTTTTGACGAACCTTTTGGACTTTATTCAACAAGAACTCTTCAAAGTCGTAATATGCCTCATAACCCGACGGACCCAGACCGCTATGACGGCAGAGACGATCTTGTTTGTTGCTCAATTGAATACCCGAATACCTATTATTTCGTCAAAGTTAGGGAGCGTGACCACCTATTTAAGGACTGGGTGGTTTTACTGATTAAGCCCAGTTATCTCTGGCATTCAGACACATGCTTCTGCCCATGCAATGCAGCTAGGTCACGTGGTGAATACATACAGGCAGGCATTCATGGATTTAGGTCTCTTTATGCTTCTACTTCACCCGGTATTAGTTTTTCACGTTCATCGAAACATTTGTCAGCTGCACCGACAGACATCCAAGCAGAAGTATTACTAAGAGATCCTATACCCTTAGATTCAATCACCGGCATAGCTGTTCACTCGGAGGAACAGGCACAACGTGAAATTTGTCGGTTAAAGCTGCAGGGAATTTCAATAGATAAACCTATTTACATCGCTCCGGACTTTTTTAAGCGAGCAAAACTTTCCGAATTGATTCAACGTGGAGTTAGAGCAACGGAAACACTATACAGAAGTGGAGGCCGTCATGGCCTATAA
- a CDS encoding UvrD-helicase domain-containing protein, translating into MTGNLPKPIKKQREVLYMPATGHSAVLGTAGSGKTTLALYRAAYLSEASMPHAGRTLLLTFNKALVTYLKYLKPAELRNVQIETYHTFARGYLNARGKMRFNCICSDPDERKRYISQAVKEVESRYKPSKFFKRPIEFFMDEIQWIFSHGITSSDEYVKVDRVGRIGTNLSRKLRPVMYEILEKYVELRNQNGNMYDWDDLALHVRREFENDSSTRMYKHIIIDEGQDFSPEMIRSLAAAIPEDGSLSFFGDVAQQIYGQRMSWRSSGLNIPQQWLFKENYRNTKQIAQLGLAISRMPFFNDIKDLVEPTSPRADGALPTLAKCRNETQQVELTLKVARNVSTTQSVAILVKNREQEKVFSSQLDAGATRLHRNLKVWNDGPGIYHGTYHSAKGLEFDMVILPFLDSENLPDKDHIAAQGEADALTHDGRLLYVAVTRAKTSLILLYSNQLTSLLPVDGNLYQEVRP; encoded by the coding sequence ATGACTGGAAATTTACCAAAGCCAATCAAAAAGCAGAGGGAGGTATTATACATGCCTGCTACCGGCCATTCCGCCGTTTTGGGAACTGCTGGCAGCGGTAAAACAACCCTCGCGTTATATCGGGCCGCGTACTTGTCAGAGGCATCAATGCCACATGCTGGAAGGACCTTACTCCTGACATTCAATAAGGCACTGGTAACCTACCTGAAGTATCTCAAGCCAGCTGAATTGAGGAATGTCCAGATTGAAACCTATCACACTTTTGCCCGGGGATATTTGAATGCCCGGGGTAAAATGCGGTTCAACTGCATATGCAGCGACCCCGATGAGCGAAAGAGATATATTTCACAAGCAGTGAAGGAAGTGGAGTCGCGATACAAGCCTTCTAAATTCTTCAAGCGGCCCATCGAATTCTTCATGGATGAAATCCAGTGGATTTTCAGTCATGGAATCACATCGAGTGATGAATATGTAAAAGTTGATCGTGTTGGACGTATTGGTACCAACCTGTCTCGGAAACTGCGGCCGGTGATGTATGAAATCCTCGAGAAGTATGTCGAACTACGCAATCAAAACGGCAACATGTATGACTGGGATGATCTTGCTTTGCATGTCCGGAGAGAATTTGAGAATGACTCCTCAACTCGAATGTATAAGCACATCATTATTGATGAAGGGCAGGATTTTTCCCCTGAGATGATTCGTTCCTTGGCTGCCGCCATACCAGAGGATGGCTCCCTTTCATTTTTTGGTGACGTAGCTCAGCAGATTTACGGTCAAAGGATGAGCTGGCGTTCATCGGGCCTAAACATTCCGCAGCAGTGGCTATTCAAAGAGAATTATAGAAATACCAAACAGATTGCCCAACTCGGGTTGGCCATATCTCGGATGCCTTTTTTCAATGACATCAAGGACTTAGTTGAGCCGACATCGCCTCGTGCCGACGGAGCACTACCCACCCTTGCTAAATGCCGCAATGAAACTCAACAGGTAGAGCTCACCCTGAAGGTTGCAAGAAATGTCTCAACGACACAGAGCGTTGCCATCCTTGTAAAAAACCGGGAACAGGAAAAGGTCTTCAGTTCACAACTGGATGCAGGAGCTACACGTCTGCACCGTAACTTGAAGGTATGGAATGATGGTCCAGGTATCTATCATGGAACCTATCACTCGGCCAAAGGGCTTGAGTTCGACATGGTCATTCTTCCTTTTCTGGACTCTGAAAATTTACCAGATAAAGACCATATTGCCGCCCAAGGGGAGGCAGATGCCCTGACTCATGATGGCCGACTACTTTACGTAGCGGTAACACGGGCAAAAACAAGTCTGATTCTACTGTACAGCAATCAATTGACCTCTTTGCTTCCGGTTGACGGGAATCTTTATCAGGAGGTCCGCCCATGA